In Pelodiscus sinensis isolate JC-2024 unplaced genomic scaffold, ASM4963464v1 ctg174, whole genome shotgun sequence, one genomic interval encodes:
- the LOC142825976 gene encoding interleukin-12 subunit beta-like, with amino-acid sequence MLALVALAQVLCLAPAAALASFPSKFLVGEVSGQLAVTCDAPQEKVTWRQNGDPEIMAEHRAAGRTLTLQGLDLPATGNYSCWRGARLLDSTYVVLSDPHYPLLLGTPGACGGGTFRRGQVEGRAVTCQAESYSGELTCSWTALRRAAFRARISRRPGAPGPWLHVDGAAQQDPDQPRLFTVTLRDGTFCPFAEESRMLELELEGISNESFVSATCRLFLRDIVRPGPPRDVAAHSEGGKLHLSWDPPASWTRPHSYFPLRYQLEYQHPNGTTGSLLLEGVTEMSLGGDVRRVQIRCQDPLVNSTWSPWTTWPSL; translated from the exons ATGCTGGCGCTGGTGGCCCTGGCGCAGGTGTTGTGCCTGGCTCCTGCCGCAGCCCTGGCCAGCTTCCCCAGCAAGT ttcTGGTCGGGGAGGTGAGCGGCCAGCTGGCGGTGACCTGCGACGCCCCCCAGGAGAAGGTGACGTGGCGGCAGAACGGGGACCCCGAGATCATGGCCGAGCACCGCGCCGCCGGCCGCACCCTCACGCTGCAGGGCCTGGACCTGCCGGCCACCGGCAACTACAGCTGCTGGCGCGGCGCCCGCCTGCTGGACTCCACCTACGTGGTGCTCAGCGACCCGCACTACCCCCTGCTGCTGGGCACCCCCGGGGCCTGCGGGGGGGGCACGTTTCgcagggggcaggtggagg gccgcgCCGTGACCTGCCAGGCGGAGTCCTACAGCGGCGAGCTGACCTGCTCCTGGACCGCGCTGCGCCGCGCCGCCTTCCGCGCGCGCATCTCCCGCCG CCCCGGTGCCCCCGGGCCATGGCTGCATGTGGACGGGGCCGCGCAGCAGGACCCGGACCAGCCTCGGCTCTTCACGGTGACCCTGCGGGACGGGACCTTCTGCCCCTTCGCCGAGGAGTCCAggatgctggagctggagctggagggcaTCTCGAACGAGAGCTTCGTGAGCGCCACCTGCCGCCTCTTCCTCCGGGACATCG TGAGGCCGGGCCCCCCGCGAGACGTGGCCGCACACAGCGAGGGTGGGAAGCTGCACCTCTCGTGGGACCCCCCAGCCTCCTGGACGAGGCCCCACTCCTACTTCCCCCTGCGCTACcagctggagtaccagcaccccAACGGCACCACG ggctccctgctgctggagggcGTGACAGAGATGAGCCTGGGGGGGGATGTGCGGCGAGTGCAGATCCGCTGTCAGGACCCCTTGGTCAACTCTACCTGGAGCCCCTGGACCACCTGGCCCAGCCTGTGA